One window of Flavobacteriales bacterium genomic DNA carries:
- a CDS encoding aminopeptidase P family protein yields MRYTPLSAATYRTHRARFRKAMEKGGLAVFHSNDIMPTSADGSMPFHQAADIFHLSGIDQEETVLLLFPDAFDAKDREILFVRETSPSIAIWEGAKLTQKQATEQSGVATVLWTSSYEATLQRLLPQAQSIYLNSNEHLRQGNEVETREERKNKELRAKYPLYEVKRSAPIMHRIRSRKTEEEIAQIQNAVNITAKAFQRVLRFVKPNVKEYEIEAEITHEFLRNGSRGHAYTPIIASGYNACVLHYIVNDDTCKDGDVILMDFGCEYGGYASDLSRSIPVNGKFSPRQRDVYNAVLNVQKEATKLLIPGVFLGDYHKQVGELMEKELIGLGLLKADEVAKQDPEKPLYKKYFMHGTSHFLGIDVHDVGLWHEPIVEGMVFTVEPGIYIPDENIGIRIENNIVVTKDGQDDLFKDIPREVEEIEALMALGKKAFA; encoded by the coding sequence ATGCGCTACACACCCCTCTCCGCCGCCACCTACCGTACACACCGTGCCCGCTTCCGCAAAGCCATGGAAAAGGGCGGCCTCGCCGTGTTCCACAGCAACGACATCATGCCCACCAGCGCGGACGGCTCCATGCCGTTCCACCAGGCGGCGGACATCTTCCACCTCAGCGGTATTGATCAGGAGGAGACCGTGCTGCTGCTCTTCCCGGACGCTTTCGACGCGAAGGACCGCGAGATCCTCTTCGTACGCGAGACCAGCCCCAGCATTGCTATTTGGGAAGGTGCGAAACTGACGCAGAAGCAGGCCACCGAGCAAAGCGGCGTCGCCACCGTGCTCTGGACCAGCAGCTATGAGGCCACCTTGCAGCGCTTGCTCCCGCAGGCCCAAAGCATCTACCTCAACAGTAACGAGCACCTGCGTCAAGGCAACGAGGTGGAGACGCGCGAGGAACGCAAGAACAAGGAGTTGCGCGCCAAGTACCCGTTGTATGAAGTGAAGCGCAGCGCGCCCATCATGCACCGCATCCGCTCGCGGAAAACGGAGGAGGAGATCGCGCAGATCCAGAACGCCGTGAACATCACCGCCAAGGCCTTCCAGCGCGTATTGCGCTTCGTGAAGCCCAACGTGAAGGAGTACGAGATCGAAGCCGAGATCACGCACGAATTCCTGCGCAACGGTTCGCGCGGGCATGCCTACACGCCCATCATTGCCAGCGGCTACAATGCCTGCGTGCTGCACTACATCGTCAACGACGATACGTGCAAGGACGGCGATGTGATCTTGATGGACTTCGGCTGTGAATACGGCGGCTACGCCAGCGACCTCAGCCGCAGCATCCCGGTGAACGGCAAGTTCTCCCCGCGCCAACGCGACGTGTACAACGCGGTGCTGAACGTGCAAAAGGAAGCGACCAAGCTGCTGATCCCCGGCGTATTCCTCGGCGATTACCACAAGCAGGTGGGCGAGCTGATGGAGAAGGAACTGATCGGCCTTGGCCTGCTGAAGGCGGATGAAGTGGCCAAGCAAGACCCCGAAAAGCCGCTCTACAAAAAGTACTTCATGCACGGCACCAGCCACTTCCTCGGCATCGATGTGCATGACGTTGGCCTCTGGCACGAACCGATCGTTGAAGGCATGGTCTTCACCGTGGAACCCGGCATCTACATCCCCGATGAAAACATCGGCATCCGCATCGAGAACAACATCGTGGTGACCAAGGACGGCCAGGACGACCTGTTCAAGGACATCCCACGTGAGGTGGAGGAGATCGAGGCCCTGATGGCGCTGGGGAAGAAGGCCTTCGCCTAG